One segment of Capnocytophaga sp. oral taxon 878 DNA contains the following:
- a CDS encoding arylsulfatase codes for MKYLLLSVLALVATIRLEAQQKLPNVIFILADDLGYADIEPYGQQIIKTPNLNKLADEGMKFTQFYTGTSVCAPSRAAFVTGQTTGETHIRGNQEVSEPVDGQAPLLANDPSIAQLFKKAGYNTGCFGKWGLGIVPSDGNPLKQGFDTFFGYNSQFRAHRRYPAFLWQDNEKVSIPENGNYERQVVYGEDLIQEKILDYIGKQNSQKPFFMWLTYTLPHAELVVPNDSIYQQYQHLPEKPFKGVDYDKIDLSKPFGWAGYMSQPNTHATYAAMVSRLDKYLGDIRKLLKAKGMDDNTIIIFASDNGAHREGGADPAFFNSSGGLRGIKRDLYEGGIRTPYIVYWKGKVAAGSVNNHVGAFWDMMPTFAEITNQKYAPNRHQVSFLPTLLGKKKQKEHKYLYWEFHEMGGRQAVRYKNWKGVRLNVNKDKEAPIELYNLTTDPAEQHNLANQYPKMVKKIRKIMNEAHTRSEVFPFSWEKE; via the coding sequence ATGAAATATTTATTATTGAGTGTTTTAGCCCTCGTAGCTACTATAAGGCTTGAAGCACAACAAAAACTGCCCAACGTAATCTTTATCTTAGCTGATGATTTAGGTTATGCCGATATTGAACCTTATGGGCAACAAATCATCAAAACCCCTAACCTAAACAAATTAGCCGATGAAGGGATGAAGTTCACTCAGTTTTATACAGGTACTTCTGTTTGTGCTCCTTCCCGTGCAGCCTTTGTTACAGGACAAACTACAGGCGAAACCCACATTCGTGGTAATCAAGAAGTAAGCGAACCTGTAGATGGACAAGCTCCTCTACTAGCCAACGACCCTTCTATTGCACAACTCTTCAAAAAAGCAGGCTATAATACTGGCTGCTTTGGCAAATGGGGCTTAGGTATAGTCCCTTCCGATGGAAATCCTCTTAAGCAGGGTTTTGATACTTTCTTTGGTTATAATTCTCAGTTTCGTGCTCACCGCCGTTACCCTGCTTTCTTATGGCAAGATAATGAGAAAGTGTCTATTCCAGAAAATGGTAATTATGAACGCCAAGTAGTGTATGGCGAAGATCTTATTCAAGAAAAAATATTAGATTATATAGGCAAACAGAACTCTCAAAAACCTTTCTTTATGTGGCTTACCTACACATTGCCTCATGCCGAGTTAGTTGTGCCTAATGATAGTATCTATCAGCAATATCAACACCTTCCTGAAAAACCTTTTAAAGGTGTCGATTATGATAAGATAGATCTCTCTAAACCTTTCGGTTGGGCAGGATATATGTCACAACCCAATACCCACGCCACTTATGCCGCTATGGTAAGCCGTCTTGATAAGTATCTCGGCGATATACGAAAACTCCTAAAAGCTAAAGGTATGGATGATAATACTATTATTATCTTTGCAAGTGATAACGGAGCTCATCGTGAAGGTGGTGCCGATCCTGCTTTCTTTAACTCATCAGGAGGATTACGTGGTATCAAACGTGATTTGTATGAAGGTGGTATCCGTACGCCCTATATAGTATATTGGAAAGGCAAAGTAGCAGCAGGTTCTGTTAATAACCACGTAGGAGCTTTCTGGGATATGATGCCTACTTTTGCTGAAATTACTAATCAAAAATATGCTCCTAATAGGCATCAAGTATCTTTTTTGCCTACTCTTTTAGGAAAGAAAAAACAAAAAGAACACAAATACCTTTATTGGGAATTCCACGAAATGGGTGGAAGACAAGCCGTACGTTATAAAAATTGGAAAGGGGTACGCCTAAATGTGAATAAAGATAAGGAAGCTCCTATTGAGCTTTATAACCTTACCACCGACCCTGCCGAGCAACATAACCTTGCCAACCAGTATCCTAAAATGGTGAAGAAAATAAGAAAAATAATGAACGAGGCTCACACCCGTTCAGAAGTTTTCCCTTTCTCTTGGGAAAAGGAATAA
- a CDS encoding outer membrane beta-barrel protein, protein MKSLLSIITLLFTANLLAQNPFEKEIQKAKYAIDSLVAAERMQMYNKEKAVNALLEEKKITEEQSKQMLKEIKAACKHNSQLHTYKEGLRLAELIKKKSAEMQIDTLASSSLDSLMIKSAVKQTYDQKLKDIDTLKNKHIEKDDFLKVNIRLALGMQQATNADTYFKTGLETDLGIEFISRLNPQKRLLFIYGLVWQSNRFNLKDNNYLVPQGNDVKAIPYAQPLKSTKLRVNYLILPFELRKKYNSGISIGVGAYLGALIDANQKLKYTEGDDTYKLFVRNNLKVNRLTYGLSAQIGYGKINLYAKYSLSPLFQNSPTNIHPFSVGIKF, encoded by the coding sequence ATGAAGTCTCTTTTATCTATCATCACCCTACTATTTACAGCCAATCTCTTGGCTCAGAACCCTTTTGAAAAAGAAATTCAAAAAGCTAAGTATGCTATTGATTCTCTTGTTGCAGCCGAACGTATGCAGATGTATAACAAAGAAAAAGCTGTAAATGCGTTATTAGAAGAAAAGAAAATCACAGAAGAACAGAGCAAGCAGATGCTCAAAGAAATAAAAGCTGCATGCAAACACAATAGCCAACTCCACACCTATAAAGAAGGATTGCGCCTAGCCGAACTTATCAAGAAAAAGTCTGCTGAAATGCAGATTGATACTTTAGCATCCTCTTCACTTGATAGTCTTATGATAAAAAGTGCTGTAAAACAAACGTATGATCAAAAACTAAAAGATATAGATACCCTAAAAAATAAACACATAGAAAAAGATGACTTTCTAAAAGTAAATATCCGATTAGCCTTAGGTATGCAACAAGCTACTAATGCTGATACTTATTTTAAAACAGGTTTAGAAACCGACTTAGGTATTGAATTCATTTCACGTTTGAACCCACAAAAACGCTTACTTTTTATTTATGGTTTAGTATGGCAAAGCAATAGGTTTAACCTAAAAGATAATAATTATCTTGTACCTCAAGGAAATGATGTCAAAGCAATACCTTATGCTCAACCTCTAAAAAGCACAAAACTACGTGTTAATTACCTTATACTACCTTTTGAACTACGAAAAAAATATAATTCAGGTATAAGTATAGGGGTAGGAGCCTATTTAGGAGCTCTTATTGATGCAAACCAAAAACTGAAATATACAGAAGGTGATGATACTTACAAGCTATTTGTACGTAATAACTTAAAGGTGAACAGACTTACTTATGGGCTATCAGCCCAAATAGGTTACGGGAAAATTAACTTATATGCTAAATATAGCTTATCACCTCTTTTCCAAAATAGTCCAACCAATATACATCCATTTTCAGTAGGTATCAAATTTTAG
- a CDS encoding TfoX/Sxy family protein has product MAYSIALANRVREYLAEIPHITVEEKAMFGGLAFLVNDKMCINIGEDCLMCRFDPEQTEEIAERQGVLPVVMRGKELSGYCYVEPSGYSQKEDFQFWLQLCLEFNSKAKSSKKKNKNNLNTKKSL; this is encoded by the coding sequence ATGGCTTATAGTATAGCACTTGCGAATAGAGTTCGTGAATATTTAGCCGAAATACCCCATATTACGGTAGAAGAAAAAGCGATGTTTGGCGGTTTAGCTTTCTTGGTGAATGACAAGATGTGCATCAACATAGGAGAGGATTGCCTAATGTGTAGGTTTGACCCTGAGCAGACAGAAGAAATTGCCGAAAGACAGGGGGTCTTACCAGTAGTAATGAGAGGAAAAGAACTCTCCGGTTATTGTTATGTAGAGCCTTCAGGGTATAGCCAAAAAGAAGACTTTCAGTTTTGGTTACAACTCTGTTTAGAATTCAACAGCAAAGCAAAGAGTTCTAAGAAAAAGAATAAAAACAACTTAAACACTAAAAAATCCCTGTGA
- a CDS encoding Crp/Fnr family transcriptional regulator, translating to MIHNLFQNIYKHPLIGTQELQQIQKAHQPIAFRKGDFILRKDEIARGYLILQRGVVRAFVYDYEGNDITTDFFCEGEIIVQELSLFKHLPSAENIQALTDCEGWHIDYDNFQELYHSLKGYSEWGRLFMTEKLFEAKKRSLEMITLPAKERYMQFIKEKPSAIKHAPLKYIATYLGITDTSLSRIRKEI from the coding sequence ATGATACATAACTTATTTCAAAACATCTACAAACATCCTCTTATAGGAACACAAGAACTGCAACAAATACAAAAAGCCCATCAGCCTATTGCTTTTCGCAAAGGCGATTTTATCTTGCGTAAGGACGAAATAGCTCGTGGTTATCTGATCTTGCAGAGGGGAGTTGTTCGTGCCTTTGTGTATGACTATGAAGGGAATGATATCACTACCGACTTCTTTTGTGAAGGTGAAATTATCGTGCAAGAACTCTCTCTTTTTAAGCATTTGCCTTCTGCCGAAAATATCCAAGCCCTTACCGATTGTGAGGGCTGGCATATAGATTATGACAATTTTCAAGAACTTTATCACAGTTTGAAAGGATATTCCGAATGGGGGCGACTCTTTATGACAGAGAAATTGTTTGAGGCAAAGAAACGATCACTTGAAATGATTACACTCCCCGCCAAAGAACGTTATATGCAGTTTATTAAGGAAAAACCCAGTGCTATAAAGCACGCTCCCTTAAAATATATAGCTACTTATTTAGGTATTACCGATACTTCGCTGAGTCGTATCAGGAAAGAAATCTAA
- a CDS encoding DUF481 domain-containing protein, producing MRKLLYVLLTLLSSASAYSQMLFSENLTMTIDSTKTLQGSLMPILNFKTEKENIFTIKNTANLNLLINRNRVINVINKFELSTYGNQIILSGGYIHLEYRYLLDHAFEVYPYAESQWAESRGMNHKISTGLQSRYRLVNTNSSLMFAAAGLFFEYEKWQHPAPDANTPDHAYSRSIKTHLSLSYKLRLNEKWELITTAIHQGKPDSTYFKEARFGGALDLTYNITPTIGIVGTYRLIYDTAPIVPIKKDYHSLEVGLNISF from the coding sequence ATGAGAAAATTACTTTATGTGTTATTAACACTATTATCTTCGGCTTCTGCCTACTCACAGATGCTTTTTTCGGAAAATCTCACGATGACGATAGACAGTACCAAAACCTTACAAGGTAGCTTGATGCCTATCTTGAACTTCAAAACCGAAAAAGAGAATATTTTCACAATTAAAAATACCGCTAACCTCAACCTGCTCATCAATCGCAATAGGGTTATCAATGTAATCAACAAATTTGAGCTTTCTACCTATGGTAATCAAATAATCTTAAGTGGTGGATATATACATTTGGAATATCGCTACTTGTTAGACCACGCTTTTGAGGTGTACCCTTATGCCGAATCACAATGGGCAGAGAGCAGGGGGATGAATCACAAAATTTCTACGGGTTTGCAGTCGCGCTATCGATTAGTAAACACTAATTCCTCACTGATGTTTGCTGCTGCGGGTTTGTTCTTTGAGTATGAAAAATGGCAACACCCAGCCCCTGATGCCAATACCCCTGATCACGCTTATAGTCGTAGTATCAAAACCCATTTATCGCTCAGCTACAAACTTCGATTAAATGAAAAATGGGAACTTATCACCACTGCTATACATCAAGGGAAACCTGATAGCACTTACTTCAAAGAAGCGCGTTTTGGCGGGGCACTCGACCTCACTTATAACATCACCCCTACCATAGGTATTGTGGGCACTTACCGACTTATCTACGACACTGCCCCTATTGTACCTATAAAAAAAGACTATCATTCACTTGAAGTTGGGCTTAATATTTCATTCTAA
- a CDS encoding organic hydroperoxide resistance protein, which produces MKALYTAVATATGGQKRKVTSDNGVLSLELRSPKALGGANDDYTNPEQIFAAGYAACFDTALNLVIRQAKITTGETSVTAHVSIGKLDNGGFIFAVTLQVNIPDVSLEQAEELAAKAHQVCPYSNSTRGNIEVTTEVTNN; this is translated from the coding sequence ATGAAAGCATTGTACACAGCAGTGGCTACCGCTACCGGTGGTCAAAAAAGGAAAGTAACTTCCGATAATGGCGTGTTGAGCCTTGAACTGCGCTCTCCTAAAGCCTTAGGTGGCGCTAATGACGATTATACCAATCCTGAGCAGATTTTTGCAGCTGGCTATGCGGCTTGTTTTGATACTGCCCTGAATTTGGTTATCAGGCAAGCTAAAATAACCACTGGCGAGACCTCTGTAACGGCACACGTATCTATAGGGAAGCTCGATAATGGCGGGTTTATTTTTGCAGTAACCTTACAAGTAAATATACCCGATGTATCACTTGAACAAGCTGAAGAACTTGCCGCAAAAGCGCATCAAGTTTGTCCGTATTCTAACTCTACTCGTGGAAATATAGAGGTAACTACAGAAGTAACCAATAACTAA
- a CDS encoding carboxypeptidase-like regulatory domain-containing protein: MTKLLLSLLLLLIELPLKAQNRIVNSNHQSVEYVNIGIVGTNKGIISDENGNFSLESLGAKPTDSIYFSHLSYKHRVLAYRDIKKEVQLTESVIQLPTTTLKVKKPKVRNVKSPGATTFITLYGEMKSHFQQKGGILSELGDFITLSNDTQLTEFSIEVNESSFYMVVLRVVAYQTDKEHKTFTPLIKEPIYIELFSTNKPQVFTHKLSVLAPKGELWVGVQFVEMRGKDEAKLTFNATTNTCWLRFPDNTIRKVNSALGIPFTVKGYDIIKLAD, from the coding sequence ATGACAAAATTACTTCTTTCTTTATTGCTATTACTTATTGAGCTACCCTTAAAGGCACAAAATAGAATAGTAAATAGTAATCATCAGTCTGTAGAGTATGTAAATATAGGCATAGTAGGTACCAATAAGGGAATTATCAGTGATGAGAATGGAAATTTTTCTTTGGAGAGTTTAGGAGCTAAACCTACTGATAGCATTTATTTTTCACATCTTAGCTATAAGCATAGGGTACTGGCCTATCGTGACATAAAAAAAGAAGTACAGCTCACTGAATCTGTTATACAGCTTCCTACTACTACCCTAAAGGTAAAGAAGCCCAAAGTACGTAATGTAAAAAGCCCAGGAGCAACTACTTTTATCACTCTTTATGGCGAAATGAAATCCCATTTCCAACAGAAAGGAGGCATACTTTCCGAATTAGGCGACTTTATCACTCTTTCTAACGATACACAGCTCACCGAGTTTAGTATAGAGGTAAATGAAAGTTCTTTCTATATGGTAGTACTACGTGTAGTAGCATATCAAACTGACAAAGAGCACAAAACCTTCACTCCACTCATCAAAGAGCCCATTTATATTGAATTATTTTCTACTAATAAGCCACAAGTCTTCACCCATAAGTTATCAGTATTAGCTCCTAAAGGTGAGTTATGGGTAGGTGTTCAGTTTGTCGAGATGAGAGGTAAAGATGAAGCTAAACTCACCTTCAATGCTACAACCAATACCTGTTGGTTGCGTTTCCCTGATAATACCATACGTAAAGTCAACAGTGCTTTAGGTATACCTTTTACTGTAAAAGGATATGACATTATAAAATTAGCAGATTGA
- a CDS encoding DUF421 domain-containing protein, whose product MFTIPYIESEEFFYLDVFLKLLLGLLAIALIINKSGKGNLAPTSAMDQVQNYVLGGIIGGVIYSPSVTLFQFAIVLIIWASLIIGLRQLKTKNHAFRKFIDGNPVIVINRGKIDIAACKKAKITAHELAFKLRKEGVYYIRDVKRAVLEQNGELIIVLSGEENPKYPIITDGIIQKSVLEDVDKTEEWLLAKLQELGYNSPSEVFLAEYESAQIKVIPYDN is encoded by the coding sequence ATGTTTACAATTCCTTATATTGAATCTGAGGAGTTTTTCTACTTAGATGTATTCCTAAAACTGCTCTTAGGATTGTTGGCTATTGCCCTAATTATCAACAAATCGGGCAAGGGTAATTTAGCGCCCACTTCAGCTATGGATCAAGTACAAAACTACGTACTTGGGGGTATCATTGGGGGCGTGATTTACAGTCCGTCGGTTACGCTCTTTCAGTTTGCTATTGTATTGATTATTTGGGCATCACTCATCATAGGGTTACGCCAGCTGAAAACTAAAAACCACGCTTTTAGGAAGTTTATAGATGGTAACCCCGTGATTGTTATCAATCGTGGCAAGATAGACATTGCGGCTTGCAAAAAAGCTAAAATTACAGCACACGAACTCGCTTTCAAGCTCCGCAAAGAAGGGGTTTACTACATCAGGGATGTAAAAAGAGCCGTACTTGAACAGAATGGCGAGCTCATCATTGTATTATCGGGTGAAGAAAATCCTAAATACCCTATCATCACCGATGGTATTATCCAAAAAAGCGTATTGGAAGATGTAGATAAAACCGAAGAATGGTTGCTTGCGAAGCTACAAGAATTAGGCTATAACAGTCCGTCAGAGGTATTTTTAGCAGAATACGAAAGCGCACAAATAAAAGTCATACCGTATGATAATTAG
- the gyrB gene encoding DNA topoisomerase (ATP-hydrolyzing) subunit B produces the protein MAEEIYNEQNPEGYSADNIQSLEGMEHVRMRPSMYIGDVGVRGLHHLVYEVLDNSIDEALAGYCDTINVAINPDNSISVEDNGRGIPVDIHKKEGVSALQVVMTKIGAGGKFDKGSYKVSGGLHGVGVSCVNALSDHLTATVYRDGKIWEQEYQRGVPMYPVKQVGDSDKRGTKVTFHPDEVIFEQGIEYKYDILAARIRELAYLNKGITITLTDLREKDEKGNYKSEKFYSEKGLTEFIKYLDGNRVPIISTIIAMEGERNGIPVEVAMTYNDTYTENLHSYVNNINTTEGGTHLQGFRMGLTRTLKNYADKSGLLEKMSKDKKNPVEIEGDDFRAGLTAIISVKVAEPQFEGQTKTKLGNREVTAAVSQAVAAMLEDFLEEHPNEAKTIVEKVILEAQARQAARKAREMVQRKSVMSGGGLPGKLADCSEEDPTKCELFLVEGDSAGGTAKQGRNKDIQAILPLRGKILNVEKAMQHKVFESDEIRNIYTALGVTVGTEDDAKALNLSKLRYHKVVIMCDADVDGSHITTLILTFFFRYMRELIEGGHVYIATPPLYLVKSKTSKRQEYAWSDKQRDALSAEMGNVTIQRYKGLGEMNDHQLWDTTMDPAHRTLRQVTIDNASEADRVFSMLMGDEVPPRREFIEKNAKYAKIDA, from the coding sequence ATGGCAGAAGAAATATATAACGAACAAAATCCTGAAGGCTACTCGGCCGATAATATTCAATCACTTGAGGGGATGGAGCACGTGCGTATGCGCCCCTCGATGTACATTGGTGATGTAGGGGTACGCGGATTGCACCACCTTGTATATGAGGTGCTTGACAACTCGATAGACGAGGCATTGGCGGGCTATTGTGATACCATCAATGTGGCTATTAACCCAGATAACTCTATTAGCGTGGAGGATAATGGGCGTGGTATTCCTGTAGATATTCACAAGAAAGAAGGGGTATCGGCTCTGCAAGTGGTTATGACTAAAATTGGAGCAGGAGGTAAGTTTGATAAGGGTTCGTATAAAGTATCGGGCGGTTTGCACGGTGTAGGTGTTTCGTGCGTGAATGCCCTTTCTGACCATCTTACAGCTACCGTGTACCGTGATGGCAAGATATGGGAGCAAGAATACCAACGCGGTGTGCCTATGTACCCTGTAAAACAGGTAGGCGATAGCGATAAACGCGGTACTAAAGTTACTTTTCACCCTGATGAAGTGATATTTGAACAAGGTATTGAATATAAATACGATATTTTGGCGGCGAGGATACGTGAATTGGCTTATCTAAACAAGGGGATTACTATTACCCTTACCGATTTGCGTGAGAAAGATGAAAAAGGTAACTATAAAAGCGAGAAATTCTATTCGGAAAAAGGATTGACAGAATTCATTAAATACCTTGACGGTAACCGTGTGCCTATCATCAGCACTATTATTGCTATGGAAGGCGAGCGCAATGGTATACCTGTAGAGGTAGCGATGACTTATAACGATACCTATACTGAAAACCTACATTCGTACGTGAATAACATTAACACTACTGAAGGAGGTACTCACCTGCAGGGGTTCCGTATGGGGCTTACTCGTACGCTGAAGAACTACGCAGACAAGTCGGGCTTATTGGAAAAGATGAGCAAGGACAAGAAGAACCCTGTGGAGATAGAAGGAGACGACTTTAGAGCAGGACTTACTGCTATCATCTCGGTAAAAGTGGCAGAACCTCAGTTTGAAGGGCAGACAAAAACTAAGCTAGGTAACCGTGAGGTAACGGCAGCTGTATCACAAGCGGTGGCTGCAATGCTTGAAGACTTTTTGGAAGAACACCCTAACGAGGCTAAGACTATAGTAGAGAAAGTAATATTGGAAGCCCAAGCACGCCAAGCAGCCCGCAAAGCTCGTGAAATGGTACAACGCAAGAGCGTAATGAGCGGCGGTGGACTACCAGGTAAATTGGCTGACTGCTCGGAAGAAGACCCTACCAAATGTGAGCTTTTCCTTGTGGAGGGAGACTCGGCAGGGGGTACCGCCAAGCAAGGGCGTAATAAAGATATTCAAGCTATCTTGCCATTGAGAGGTAAGATACTGAATGTGGAAAAGGCAATGCAACACAAGGTATTTGAAAGCGATGAGATAAGGAACATCTATACTGCCCTTGGGGTAACCGTAGGTACTGAAGATGACGCCAAAGCCTTAAACCTTAGCAAACTGCGCTACCATAAAGTGGTTATTATGTGTGATGCCGATGTGGATGGTTCGCACATTACGACACTGATACTTACCTTCTTCTTCCGCTATATGCGTGAACTTATTGAGGGAGGACACGTATATATTGCTACTCCCCCACTCTACTTAGTGAAGAGCAAGACAAGCAAACGCCAAGAATATGCGTGGAGTGATAAACAACGTGATGCCTTATCGGCAGAGATGGGCAATGTAACGATACAACGCTATAAAGGTTTGGGTGAGATGAATGACCACCAGCTGTGGGATACTACTATGGACCCTGCCCACCGTACTTTACGCCAAGTAACTATTGATAACGCAAGTGAAGCTGACCGTGTATTCTCGATGCTAATGGGTGATGAGGTACCACCACGCCGTGAGTTTATTGAGAAAAACGCTAAATATGCTAAGATTGATGCATAG
- a CDS encoding DinB family protein, which yields MTKTKHFDFLLSIRKNLLTYLDNLTPEQLGYIPIGFSNNIFWNIAHCIAVQQFLCYQLSGNKLLISNDFLEKYNRGTFPQKIAPSKEEIYQVKELLLSTANQLQEDYQTRLFNEFPTVKVGLFSIDTIEDAMYVNNMHESRHLGTVVALNYFSSKI from the coding sequence ATGACAAAAACAAAACACTTTGATTTTCTTTTATCCATTCGCAAAAACCTATTGACTTACTTGGATAATCTTACTCCTGAACAATTAGGTTATATCCCAATAGGTTTTTCTAATAATATCTTTTGGAATATAGCACATTGTATTGCTGTACAGCAATTCTTATGTTATCAACTCAGTGGAAATAAACTGCTAATAAGCAATGATTTTTTAGAGAAATACAATCGTGGTACCTTTCCTCAAAAGATTGCACCTTCAAAGGAAGAAATCTACCAAGTAAAGGAATTGTTACTCAGTACAGCCAATCAATTACAAGAAGATTATCAAACAAGGCTATTCAATGAGTTTCCAACGGTTAAGGTAGGTTTATTTTCTATTGATACTATAGAAGATGCAATGTATGTAAACAATATGCACGAATCGAGACATTTGGGAACTGTAGTAGCTTTAAACTATTTTAGCTCAAAAATTTAA
- a CDS encoding sulfatase-like hydrolase/transferase encodes MNKLFWLLCLLCFITQAQTSNKQKPNVILIVADDLGYGDLSCYGEKTINTPQVDALAKQGLRFTNAHATAATCTPSRYSLFTGLYNWRRADTGIAPGDAAMVIHPEQTTIADVFKTAGYTTGAIGKWHLGMGGERGKQNWNGFITPGPSDIGFDYSCLMAATADRVPCVWIENQRVANYDPSAPIEVSYGKPIEGEPTGKNNPELLTKLKPSLNHGHDQAIVNGISRIGYMKGGGKALWQDEHLADTIAAKTVQYIEKHKAEPFFLYVGTNDIHVPRYPNPRFWGKSGMGFRGDAILQFDWTIGEIVKALKANNLFDNTLIIITSDNGPVVDDGYQDQAEALLGKHRPWGQFHNHGGKYSNYEAGTRVPFIVHYPKKVKKGSTDALFSHIDLLASLAKFIGKDAPEITTTDSQDHLQALLGKDKKGREYVIGSGGALTITDGRWKYIQATSPNHSSYQPLTRTHLANFPEEQLYDLYEDPMELANVAKNHPDVLARLKAALQREIENKKQ; translated from the coding sequence ATGAATAAATTGTTTTGGCTTTTATGCCTCTTGTGCTTTATAACACAAGCTCAAACTTCAAACAAACAAAAACCAAATGTTATCCTTATTGTTGCTGATGATTTAGGCTATGGCGATTTGAGTTGTTATGGCGAGAAAACAATCAATACTCCTCAGGTCGATGCCCTCGCCAAGCAAGGATTACGATTTACCAATGCTCATGCTACTGCTGCTACCTGCACCCCTTCTCGCTACTCTCTCTTTACAGGGCTTTATAACTGGAGGCGTGCCGATACAGGTATCGCTCCTGGCGATGCTGCTATGGTAATCCACCCCGAGCAAACTACCATTGCCGATGTATTCAAAACAGCAGGCTATACCACCGGTGCTATTGGTAAATGGCATTTAGGAATGGGCGGCGAACGTGGTAAACAGAATTGGAATGGTTTTATCACACCTGGTCCTTCCGATATAGGCTTTGATTACTCTTGCTTAATGGCCGCTACTGCCGATCGTGTACCTTGTGTCTGGATTGAAAACCAACGTGTAGCCAATTATGATCCTTCAGCTCCTATTGAGGTTAGCTATGGTAAGCCCATTGAAGGTGAACCCACAGGTAAAAATAATCCCGAACTCCTTACCAAGCTAAAACCTTCTCTTAACCATGGTCATGATCAGGCTATCGTCAATGGCATCTCTCGTATTGGGTATATGAAAGGAGGCGGTAAAGCTCTTTGGCAAGACGAACACCTTGCTGATACTATCGCTGCCAAAACAGTTCAATATATTGAAAAACACAAAGCCGAACCTTTCTTCTTGTATGTAGGTACTAATGATATACACGTACCTCGTTATCCCAATCCGCGTTTCTGGGGCAAAAGTGGTATGGGCTTCCGTGGCGATGCAATCCTCCAGTTTGACTGGACAATAGGCGAGATTGTAAAAGCCCTCAAAGCAAATAATCTCTTTGATAATACTCTTATTATTATTACCAGTGATAATGGCCCTGTGGTTGATGATGGCTATCAAGACCAAGCCGAAGCCTTGCTAGGCAAGCATCGCCCTTGGGGGCAATTCCATAATCATGGTGGTAAGTATAGTAATTATGAAGCTGGTACCCGTGTGCCTTTCATAGTGCATTATCCTAAAAAAGTCAAAAAGGGTAGTACCGATGCCTTATTCTCTCATATTGATTTGCTCGCATCATTAGCTAAATTTATAGGTAAAGATGCCCCCGAAATAACTACTACCGATAGTCAAGACCACCTACAAGCACTCTTGGGTAAAGATAAAAAAGGACGTGAATATGTAATTGGCTCAGGCGGAGCTCTTACTATTACCGATGGGCGTTGGAAATACATTCAAGCTACCTCTCCTAATCACTCATCATATCAGCCCCTTACTCGCACTCATTTAGCCAACTTCCCCGAAGAACAACTATATGATTTATATGAAGATCCTATGGAACTGGCCAATGTGGCAAAAAACCACCCTGATGTATTAGCCAGACTAAAAGCAGCTCTTCAACGCGAAATAGAAAACAAGAAGCAATAG
- a CDS encoding DUF2262 domain-containing protein → MKQYKIKDFTQHTDDPTSYEGTVVVSGKELDVSIILEDEGETEKIEQQMNTFLSEINTLLPKAKECIAEKYLDLYNDNWRFGDDDEDDPDKPELTKKEFMEALSLQSLLFYSEDIEVFFDDNDMFFGHSLIASEFDGENFNDAQMFG, encoded by the coding sequence ATGAAACAGTACAAAATTAAAGATTTTACACAGCACACTGATGACCCTACTTCTTACGAAGGGACGGTGGTTGTTAGCGGAAAAGAATTAGATGTGAGCATCATCCTTGAAGATGAAGGCGAAACTGAAAAGATAGAACAGCAGATGAATACCTTTCTCAGTGAGATAAATACCCTTCTGCCCAAAGCCAAAGAATGTATTGCCGAGAAATATTTAGACCTGTACAATGACAATTGGCGTTTTGGTGATGATGACGAGGATGATCCCGATAAACCTGAGCTTACTAAAAAGGAATTTATGGAAGCTCTCAGTTTGCAAAGTCTCTTGTTTTACAGCGAGGATATAGAAGTTTTCTTTGATGACAACGATATGTTCTTCGGGCACTCGCTTATCGCCTCAGAGTTTGACGGTGAGAATTTTAATGATGCCCAAATGTTTGGTTAG